In one window of Dyella thiooxydans DNA:
- the cysI gene encoding assimilatory sulfite reductase (NADPH) hemoprotein subunit, with translation MSDTAFPLSEMERIKAASRLLRGTIEEGLADPITGAISDDDNKLLKFHGSYQQDDRDLRDERRRQKLEPAYAFMIRARLPGGVVTPAQWLAFDRIATGHGNGSMRITTRQTFQWHGVIKRRLKPTLRAIHDALATTIAACGDVVRTVVSSANPEVPDTHALAYAWAAKLSEHLEPQTRAYHEIWLDGEKVSGEEHEPLYGPTYLPRKFKIGLAIPPLNDVDVFAQDLGLIAIIEDGELFGFNVAIGGGMGASHGDPTTYPRLASVIGFATPEQLIAVAEGVVAVQRDWGNRSERKHARLKYTLDHRGLDHFVAELESRLGFALAPARPQSFEHNGDRYGWVEGEGGRWHLTLLIEAGRLIDAGAVRSLSGLRELAKVHTGTFRMTCNQNVIVADVAAADRASIDALVAEYGLDDYRKARPIRRHAVACVALPTCGLAMAESERYLPELLPKLEAQLDRHGLADAPILLRLSGCPNGCSRPYLGEIALVGRAPGRYDLRLGADFRGQRLNRIYRENIDEAAILAALDPLFARYAVEREAGEGFGDFLVRSGEVSAPQKIPAQVSA, from the coding sequence ATGAGCGATACCGCTTTTCCCCTGTCCGAGATGGAGCGCATCAAGGCCGCCAGCCGGCTGCTGCGCGGAACGATCGAGGAAGGCCTCGCCGACCCGATCACCGGCGCCATCAGCGACGACGACAACAAGCTGCTCAAGTTCCACGGCAGCTATCAGCAGGACGACCGCGACCTGCGCGACGAACGCCGTCGGCAGAAACTGGAGCCGGCGTACGCCTTCATGATCCGCGCGCGCCTGCCGGGCGGCGTGGTGACGCCGGCGCAGTGGCTGGCGTTCGACCGCATCGCCACCGGGCACGGCAACGGCTCGATGCGCATCACCACAAGGCAGACCTTCCAGTGGCACGGCGTGATCAAGCGCCGCCTGAAGCCGACCCTGCGCGCCATCCACGACGCGCTGGCCACCACCATCGCGGCCTGCGGCGACGTGGTGCGCACCGTGGTCAGCAGCGCCAATCCGGAAGTCCCCGACACGCACGCGCTGGCCTACGCCTGGGCGGCGAAGCTGTCCGAGCACCTGGAGCCGCAGACACGGGCGTACCACGAGATCTGGCTGGACGGCGAAAAGGTCTCCGGCGAGGAACACGAGCCGCTGTACGGCCCGACCTATCTGCCGCGCAAGTTCAAGATCGGCCTGGCGATCCCGCCGCTCAACGACGTCGACGTTTTCGCCCAGGACCTGGGTCTGATCGCCATCATCGAGGACGGCGAGCTGTTCGGCTTCAACGTCGCCATCGGCGGCGGCATGGGCGCCAGCCACGGCGACCCGACCACCTATCCGCGGCTGGCCAGCGTGATTGGCTTCGCCACGCCGGAGCAGCTGATTGCCGTGGCGGAAGGCGTGGTGGCGGTGCAGCGCGACTGGGGCAACCGCAGCGAGCGCAAGCACGCGCGCCTGAAGTACACGCTGGACCACCGCGGTCTGGACCACTTCGTCGCCGAACTGGAATCGCGTCTCGGCTTTGCGCTGGCACCGGCGCGGCCTCAGTCGTTCGAGCACAACGGCGACCGTTATGGCTGGGTGGAAGGCGAGGGCGGCCGCTGGCACCTCACCCTGCTCATCGAGGCCGGCCGGCTGATCGACGCCGGTGCGGTGCGCTCGCTCAGTGGCCTGCGCGAATTGGCGAAGGTGCACACGGGTACGTTCCGCATGACCTGCAACCAGAACGTGATCGTCGCCGACGTGGCCGCCGCCGACCGCGCGAGCATCGACGCGCTGGTGGCCGAGTACGGGCTGGACGATTACCGCAAGGCCCGTCCGATCCGCCGTCACGCGGTGGCCTGCGTGGCCCTGCCGACCTGCGGCCTGGCCATGGCCGAGAGCGAGCGTTACCTGCCGGAGCTGCTGCCTAAGCTGGAGGCGCAGCTCGACCGCCATGGCCTGGCCGATGCGCCGATCCTGCTGCGCCTGTCCGGCTGCCCCAACGGTTGCTCGCGGCCGTACCTGGGCGAGATCGCGCTGGTCGGCCGTGCGCCCGGTCGTTACGACCTGCGCCTGGGCGCCGACTTCCGCGGCCAGCGGCTCAACCGGATCTACCGCGAGAACATCGACGAGGCCGCCATTCTCGCCGCGCTCGACCCGCTGTTCGCCCGCTACGCCGTCGAGCGCGAAGCGGGCGAGGGCTTCGGCGACTTCCTCGTGCGCAGCGGCGAGGTCAGCGCACCGCAGAAGATTCCCGCACAGGTGAGCGCGTGA
- a CDS encoding phosphoadenylyl-sulfate reductase produces MNPSYLDAAARDPAVLGRLDEWLGRLDASERVRWVLRNVPGPLVLSSSFGAQSALMLHLLTREQPDIPVVLIDTGYLFAETYRFVDQLVDRLKLNLKVYRPAMSPAWMEARHGRLWEQGEAGIKRYNELRKVEPMQRALAELGAAGWFSGLRRVQSRSREQIPFAQRRNDRWKFHPIADWRDRDVGQYLAQHGLPYHPLWDKGYVSIGDVHTTRPWEPGMEAEETRFFGLHRECGLHEAV; encoded by the coding sequence GTGAATCCGTCCTACCTCGACGCCGCCGCCCGCGATCCGGCCGTGCTCGGAAGACTCGACGAATGGCTGGGCCGGCTCGACGCGTCGGAGCGGGTGCGCTGGGTGCTGCGCAACGTGCCCGGTCCGCTGGTGCTTTCGTCCAGCTTCGGCGCGCAGTCGGCGCTGATGCTGCACCTGCTGACGCGCGAGCAGCCGGACATCCCGGTGGTGCTGATCGATACCGGCTACCTGTTCGCCGAGACCTATCGCTTCGTGGACCAGCTGGTCGACCGCCTCAAGCTCAACCTCAAGGTCTACCGCCCCGCGATGAGCCCCGCATGGATGGAGGCCCGCCACGGCCGGCTGTGGGAGCAGGGAGAGGCGGGCATCAAGCGCTACAACGAGCTGCGCAAGGTGGAGCCGATGCAGCGCGCACTGGCCGAACTGGGCGCTGCGGGCTGGTTCTCCGGCCTGCGCCGCGTGCAGTCGCGCAGCCGCGAGCAGATTCCGTTCGCCCAGCGCCGCAACGATCGCTGGAAGTTCCACCCGATCGCCGACTGGCGCGACCGCGACGTGGGCCAGTACCTCGCCCAGCACGGCCTGCCGTATCACCCCCTGTGGGACAAGGGTTATGTCTCGATCGGCGACGTGCACACCACGCGCCCGTGGGAACCGGGGATGGAGGCCGAGGAGACGCGGTTTTTCGGGCTGCATCGTGAGTGCGGCCTGCACGAGGCGGTGTAG
- a CDS encoding LysR substrate-binding domain-containing protein, with protein MTLTQLRYLIAIADSGLNITLAAERVHATQPGLSKQLKQLEEELGFQLFNRKGKSLDAITHAGGKVLERARTILAEVGNIQSVAANLRNEARGTLRIATTHTQARFALPGAIAALNRQYPEVSVHLQPAADAELMDLLAGGGVDMAVVSTAGAPPAGVIALPAYRWQRRVVVPKDHPLAALDRAPTLEELAAHPLVSYDSSLKPESSLRRAFESRGLTPQIAMTAADADLIKTYVRAGLGIGVLAEMALLPSDSSDLRILSADALFAPCTTWVVLRRDGVPREFALAFIADFAPQLDRRALTRHLSAGEAVEWPTAPTWRERAVKAGGKQVAAKA; from the coding sequence ATGACGCTGACCCAGCTCCGCTACCTGATCGCGATCGCCGACTCCGGGCTCAACATCACCCTCGCCGCCGAACGCGTACACGCGACCCAGCCAGGCCTGAGCAAGCAGCTCAAGCAACTGGAGGAGGAGCTGGGCTTCCAGCTGTTCAACCGCAAGGGCAAGAGCCTGGACGCAATCACCCACGCCGGAGGCAAGGTACTCGAGCGCGCGCGGACGATCCTGGCCGAGGTAGGCAACATCCAGTCGGTGGCCGCCAACCTGCGCAACGAGGCGCGCGGCACCCTGCGTATCGCCACCACCCATACCCAGGCACGCTTCGCCCTGCCCGGCGCGATTGCCGCGCTCAACCGGCAGTATCCGGAGGTGAGCGTGCACCTGCAGCCGGCCGCCGACGCCGAACTGATGGACCTGCTCGCCGGCGGCGGTGTGGACATGGCCGTGGTAAGCACCGCCGGCGCGCCCCCGGCCGGCGTGATCGCCCTGCCCGCCTACCGCTGGCAACGTCGCGTAGTGGTGCCGAAGGATCACCCGCTGGCGGCGCTCGACCGCGCGCCCACGCTGGAAGAGCTGGCCGCCCACCCGCTGGTCAGCTACGACTCGTCGCTGAAACCAGAGTCCTCGCTGCGCCGGGCGTTCGAATCGCGCGGGCTGACCCCGCAGATCGCGATGACCGCGGCGGATGCCGACCTGATCAAGACCTACGTGCGCGCCGGCCTCGGCATCGGCGTGCTGGCCGAGATGGCCCTGCTGCCCTCGGACAGCTCGGATCTGCGCATCCTTTCCGCCGACGCACTGTTCGCTCCGTGCACCACCTGGGTGGTGCTGCGGCGGGACGGCGTACCGCGGGAATTCGCGCTCGCATTCATCGCCGACTTCGCACCGCAACTGGATCGCAGGGCGCTGACCCGGCATCTGTCCGCCGGCGAGGCGGTGGAGTGGCCCACAGCACCGACGTGGCGCGAGCGGGCGGTAAAGGCGGGGGGCAAGCAGGTGGCCGCGAAGGCCTGA
- the cysG gene encoding siroheme synthase CysG: protein MKLYPLFADLHDRPVLVAGGGAVAERKVAMLLEAGARVTVGAPLLSPALQGWVEAGRVIHRAGAFEPRWLDGAWLVIAATDDPRLHQHIAGLAAERRIFVNVVDDAARSSFQVPAVIDRAPITIAISSGGDAPMFARLIRERLETVLDHSLGRLAVLASRLRKRIRLRYPEPSTRRRFYEQLFSGTVADLVRRGQPAQAQAEAERLLASPVDAPRGSVVLVGAGPGDPGLLTLRGLRALNEADVILHDRLVSAEVLALARRDAERIEVGKQSGHHHTTQDGIHALMLEHASKGRRVVRLKGGDPFVFGRGGEELEFLRGHDIPYEVVPGITAAVACAAYAGIPLTHRDHAQSVRLLTAHCKASHDTLDWPALASERQTLAVYMGVAQLEAFQQRLIAHGRAASTPFALVENGSRPEQRVVTGTLGQLARRAVEQAVKSPALLILGEVATLAGSLAWFGAPPVDETLVPPPGCVDRVADADRLLAAIHHA, encoded by the coding sequence ATGAAGCTGTATCCCCTGTTCGCCGATCTTCACGACCGCCCGGTGCTGGTGGCGGGGGGCGGCGCCGTGGCCGAGCGCAAGGTGGCGATGCTGCTCGAGGCCGGTGCCCGGGTCACCGTCGGCGCACCGCTGCTGTCGCCGGCGTTGCAGGGCTGGGTCGAGGCAGGGCGGGTCATCCATCGCGCTGGTGCGTTCGAGCCGCGCTGGCTCGATGGGGCGTGGCTGGTGATTGCCGCGACCGATGACCCTCGACTGCACCAGCACATCGCCGGGCTTGCTGCGGAACGGCGGATCTTCGTCAACGTGGTGGACGACGCGGCGCGCTCCAGCTTCCAGGTGCCGGCGGTGATCGATCGGGCGCCCATCACCATCGCCATTTCCAGCGGTGGCGATGCGCCGATGTTTGCCCGGCTGATCCGCGAGCGGCTGGAGACGGTGCTCGATCATTCGCTGGGCCGCCTCGCCGTGCTGGCGTCGAGGCTCCGCAAGCGCATCCGCCTGCGCTATCCAGAACCATCCACGCGACGGCGCTTCTACGAACAACTGTTCTCCGGAACGGTGGCCGACCTGGTCCGCCGCGGCCAGCCGGCCCAGGCGCAGGCCGAGGCCGAGCGCCTGCTGGCTTCGCCAGTCGACGCGCCCCGGGGCAGCGTGGTGCTGGTCGGCGCCGGTCCCGGCGATCCCGGGCTGCTCACGCTGCGTGGTCTGCGCGCGTTGAACGAGGCTGACGTGATCCTGCACGACCGGCTGGTCAGTGCCGAGGTGCTGGCGCTGGCGCGCCGCGACGCCGAGCGCATCGAGGTGGGCAAGCAGTCCGGTCACCACCACACCACCCAGGACGGCATTCATGCGTTGATGCTCGAGCACGCAAGCAAGGGCCGCCGCGTAGTGCGCCTGAAGGGCGGCGACCCGTTCGTGTTCGGTCGCGGCGGCGAGGAGCTGGAGTTCCTGCGTGGCCACGATATCCCCTACGAAGTCGTGCCCGGCATCACCGCTGCCGTGGCATGTGCCGCCTACGCCGGCATCCCGCTCACCCACCGCGATCACGCGCAGTCGGTGCGCCTGCTCACGGCGCACTGCAAGGCCTCGCACGACACGCTGGACTGGCCGGCACTGGCCAGCGAGCGGCAGACCCTGGCGGTGTACATGGGCGTGGCCCAGCTCGAAGCGTTCCAGCAGCGCCTGATCGCGCACGGCCGCGCCGCGTCCACCCCGTTTGCCCTGGTCGAGAACGGCTCGCGGCCGGAACAGCGGGTGGTCACCGGCACGCTGGGGCAGCTTGCGCGACGCGCTGTCGAGCAGGCGGTGAAATCCCCGGCGCTGCTGATCCTGGGCGAAGTGGCGACGCTGGCCGGGTCGCTGGCCTGGTTCGGCGCTCCTCCGGTAGACGAAACGCTGGTCCCACCTCCGGGGTGTGTCGATCGGGTGGCCGATGCCGATCGCCTGCTCGCCGCCATTCACCACGCCTGA
- the cysK gene encoding cysteine synthase A, with translation MIYDNILDTIGNTPIVKLHRLAPKGVDIYVKVEAFNPGGSVKDRLALAIILDAEKRGVLKPGQTVVEATSGNTGVGLAMVCAARGYPFVAVMSDSFSVERRKLMRAYGAKVLLTPAAERGTGMVKKAKELAEKHGWFWASQFENPANPAYHRSTTGPEILRDFAGKRLDYFVSGWGTGGTLTGVGEMLKLARPDVKIIAAEPEGAALLAGKEWQPHKIQGWNPDFIPAVLNREVFDEIKLIPDERSREVARALAAQEGIFVGLSCGGTLAAALEVARDAPQGSVLLAMLPDTGERYLSTYLFEGVNEGSDEVE, from the coding sequence ATGATCTACGACAACATTCTCGACACCATCGGCAACACCCCGATCGTGAAGCTGCACCGCCTGGCACCGAAGGGCGTGGACATCTACGTCAAGGTAGAGGCATTCAATCCCGGCGGCTCGGTGAAGGACCGCCTGGCGCTGGCGATTATCCTCGATGCCGAGAAGCGCGGTGTGCTCAAGCCCGGCCAGACCGTGGTGGAGGCCACCTCGGGCAACACCGGCGTCGGCCTGGCGATGGTCTGCGCGGCGCGCGGCTACCCGTTCGTGGCGGTGATGAGCGACTCGTTCTCGGTCGAGCGCCGCAAGCTGATGCGGGCCTACGGCGCCAAGGTGCTGCTGACCCCGGCCGCCGAGCGCGGCACCGGCATGGTGAAGAAGGCAAAGGAGCTGGCCGAGAAGCACGGCTGGTTCTGGGCCAGCCAGTTCGAGAATCCGGCCAATCCCGCGTACCACCGCAGCACCACCGGTCCGGAGATCCTGCGCGATTTCGCCGGCAAGCGGCTGGACTACTTCGTCAGCGGCTGGGGCACCGGCGGCACGCTCACCGGTGTGGGCGAGATGCTCAAGCTGGCGCGTCCGGACGTGAAGATCATCGCCGCCGAACCGGAGGGGGCGGCCCTGCTCGCCGGCAAGGAGTGGCAGCCGCACAAGATCCAGGGCTGGAACCCGGACTTCATCCCGGCCGTGCTCAACCGCGAGGTGTTCGACGAGATCAAGCTGATCCCCGACGAGCGCTCGCGCGAGGTGGCCCGGGCGCTGGCCGCGCAGGAAGGCATCTTCGTCGGCCTGTCCTGCGGCGGCACCCTGGCCGCGGCCTTGGAGGTCGCCAGGGATGCGCCGCAGGGCTCGGTACTGCTGGCGATGCTGCCGGACACCGGCGAGCGCTATCTGTCCACCTACCTTTTCGAAGGCGTCAACGAGGGTTCGGACGAGGTCGAGTAG
- a CDS encoding M56 family metallopeptidase produces the protein MSFFTVAYLARLEVWGLAAVCLQGALVMLSWFGWERVTRRSSPAARHRLACVHLAALAVLPAITAMVLHWTVSHMSIAPPHGSPVAELARQMASYRSFLALALLLAGVWMAGGLAMLLGLVREARQLARLRCRPAPAGLRRTVHRLARGRMGMATPDVKVAQVASPQVVGLWRTVVLVPDTLIHLPQAEYEALLLHELAHVRQGDFRWNLLQRITLAALWFHPAAWMLYRRVMREREMRCDVQALRHGAAPLALARGLIRLVGHRAPAALAMAVTGDGDFVARIHRLLGVDAVPGTPAAGARPVALALSALCLLALAGGRLGQTDTSMADLYHASSFGPTVSVLAHDDAGSFALQIRHGQVLAATVGQQALARDRIRQHGDRVTLLDAAQQPILALTVTPQDRIEWDGRP, from the coding sequence GTGAGCTTCTTCACCGTCGCCTACCTCGCACGGCTGGAAGTGTGGGGACTGGCGGCTGTATGTCTGCAGGGCGCGTTGGTGATGCTTTCATGGTTCGGATGGGAGCGCGTCACCCGGCGCTCGTCGCCGGCCGCGCGCCATCGCCTGGCCTGCGTCCATCTCGCTGCGCTTGCCGTGCTTCCGGCGATCACCGCTATGGTGCTGCACTGGACGGTGAGCCACATGAGCATCGCACCGCCGCACGGCTCCCCGGTGGCGGAACTGGCGCGGCAGATGGCCAGCTATCGCAGCTTTCTCGCCCTGGCCCTGCTGCTGGCCGGCGTGTGGATGGCGGGTGGCCTGGCCATGCTGCTGGGACTCGTGCGGGAGGCACGGCAACTGGCCCGTCTGCGTTGCCGACCGGCGCCGGCAGGGTTGCGTCGCACCGTGCATCGCCTGGCGCGCGGGCGCATGGGAATGGCCACCCCGGACGTGAAGGTGGCACAGGTCGCCTCGCCGCAGGTCGTCGGCCTTTGGCGCACGGTCGTGCTGGTGCCCGACACCCTGATACATCTGCCGCAGGCCGAATACGAGGCCTTGCTGCTGCACGAGCTTGCCCACGTGAGGCAAGGCGACTTCCGCTGGAATCTCCTGCAGCGCATCACGCTGGCGGCACTCTGGTTCCACCCCGCCGCGTGGATGCTCTATCGCCGGGTGATGCGCGAACGCGAGATGCGCTGCGACGTGCAGGCCCTTCGCCACGGGGCCGCGCCGCTGGCGCTCGCCCGGGGATTGATACGCCTTGTCGGGCACCGCGCTCCGGCAGCATTGGCGATGGCGGTCACCGGCGACGGCGATTTCGTCGCGCGCATCCACCGCCTGCTCGGCGTCGATGCCGTGCCCGGGACACCGGCAGCAGGTGCACGTCCGGTGGCCCTGGCGCTCTCGGCGCTGTGCCTGCTGGCGCTGGCCGGAGGGCGGCTGGGGCAAACCGACACCTCGATGGCCGACCTCTACCACGCCAGCAGCTTCGGGCCGACGGTATCCGTCCTTGCACACGACGACGCGGGTTCGTTCGCGTTGCAGATCCGGCACGGACAGGTGCTCGCCGCCACTGTGGGGCAACAAGCGCTGGCCCGCGACCGCATCCGCCAGCACGGCGACCGCGTCACCCTGCTGGACGCCGCGCAGCAACCGATCCTGGCCCTGACGGTGACGCCGCAGGATCGCATCGAATGGGACGGCCGCCCGTAG
- a CDS encoding BlaI/MecI/CopY family transcriptional regulator, whose amino-acid sequence MKTAAPTTAELAVLQVLWRRGPSTVREVHEAVYGDTDTGYTSALKIMQNMLAKGLVTRSEDVRQHVYSAAVSERPTLNRLVRGWMDSAFAGSSLALAMQALDARPVAPEELAQLKAMIEKLEGGS is encoded by the coding sequence ATGAAAACCGCCGCACCCACTACCGCGGAACTGGCAGTCCTCCAGGTTCTCTGGCGCCGCGGGCCCTCGACAGTGCGCGAGGTGCACGAAGCCGTCTACGGAGATACCGACACCGGCTACACCAGCGCACTGAAGATCATGCAGAACATGCTGGCCAAGGGTCTGGTCACCCGCAGCGAGGATGTCCGCCAGCACGTCTACTCGGCGGCAGTGTCCGAGCGCCCCACCCTCAACCGGCTGGTGCGCGGCTGGATGGACAGCGCGTTCGCCGGCTCCTCGCTGGCGCTGGCCATGCAGGCACTCGATGCACGCCCCGTGGCACCGGAAGAACTCGCCCAGCTCAAGGCGATGATCGAGAAGCTCGAGGGCGGATCGTGA